In one Spirosoma rigui genomic region, the following are encoded:
- a CDS encoding DUF4270 family protein, whose product MTKLCCIGLLLSGALLASCQSGDLDVGQAVINPFELQIQSIDSVTIQTSTVLEPDTFVTSTDDNILVGRWADAQTGQLLARGFTSVDYVANDLSGATQSNFRLDSLVLELGYAFSYGDTTTTFDLSVYPLRAPLAANVYYNSSTVDYAATPLLQKSVLLRPNSGSRQIRFRLPDALAQSFFAKLTAGDIRDATTFAEFWPGFAFAGQSTANAFAGFGTGTVSGLRLYYHSTDISRTAASVQFPVTAAHFSQLLSQRSGSPLQALQNRTDRVSSTQTSASTYVAVGAALRTRIEFPYLGAFDKPEQFAGLNSAILSIEPIRRDLRDNTPPPVQLALYQTNSQNELIATVPAGATGETTAIAAYAYDPTALELTDAYTFDLTLYIGQVIRRQIPNRPLLLTLSGSQDLQGLIRRVTLGDGQRATDRIRLRLFMTSGS is encoded by the coding sequence ATGACAAAATTATGCTGCATCGGACTGCTTCTGTCCGGTGCCCTGCTTGCCTCGTGCCAATCCGGCGATCTCGACGTTGGGCAGGCGGTCATTAACCCCTTCGAATTACAGATTCAGTCCATCGATTCGGTCACGATCCAGACCTCGACGGTACTGGAGCCTGATACGTTCGTTACCTCTACCGACGATAATATTCTGGTAGGCCGCTGGGCCGACGCCCAAACGGGTCAACTACTGGCGCGGGGCTTCACCTCCGTCGACTACGTAGCGAACGACCTCTCGGGCGCAACACAGAGCAATTTCCGGCTCGATTCGCTGGTACTCGAACTGGGTTATGCCTTCTCCTATGGCGACACAACCACGACCTTCGATTTATCGGTCTACCCGTTACGCGCTCCACTGGCGGCCAACGTATACTACAACAGCAGCACGGTTGATTACGCAGCCACTCCCCTGCTGCAAAAATCGGTCCTGTTGCGACCAAACAGTGGATCGCGGCAAATTCGCTTTCGCCTGCCCGACGCGCTGGCCCAGTCCTTCTTTGCCAAACTTACCGCCGGCGATATCCGAGATGCGACTACCTTCGCTGAATTCTGGCCCGGTTTCGCTTTCGCCGGGCAGTCCACGGCCAACGCCTTCGCTGGTTTTGGCACTGGCACCGTATCGGGACTGCGGCTTTATTACCACAGTACAGACATCAGCCGCACCGCGGCATCGGTGCAGTTTCCTGTTACGGCCGCCCATTTCAGTCAGCTACTGAGCCAGCGGAGCGGATCACCGCTACAGGCGCTGCAAAACCGCACGGATAGAGTCAGCAGTACCCAGACCAGCGCCAGTACCTACGTAGCCGTGGGAGCCGCCCTCCGCACCCGGATTGAGTTCCCGTATCTGGGCGCGTTCGACAAGCCGGAGCAGTTTGCGGGCCTGAACAGCGCTATCCTGTCCATTGAGCCCATCCGGCGGGATCTGCGCGACAACACGCCCCCGCCCGTCCAGCTGGCCCTCTACCAGACCAACAGCCAGAATGAACTCATTGCCACCGTTCCGGCGGGAGCAACCGGCGAAACGACCGCTATTGCCGCCTACGCCTACGATCCTACCGCGCTGGAACTGACGGATGCCTATACCTTCGACCTGACGCTGTACATCGGCCAGGTCATCCGCCGTCAGATTCCGAACCGCCCCCTGCTGCTGACCCTGTCGGGTAGCCAGGACTTACAGGGCCTTATCCGGCGGGTGACGCTGGGCGACGGCCAGCGCGCCACCGACCGCATCAGGCTGCGCCTGTTCATGACCTCCGGCAGTTGA
- a CDS encoding DUF4907 domain-containing protein has protein sequence MNDYPSQPNQSTRQGLMLVLIGLTLLTTYQLYNRQPNFELRTTPSATGWGYVVLSGGNPIIDQPIIPGQTGRAGFATQEQAQRAGERVIRKLQQGQQLPTLSAAELRELGVTTP, from the coding sequence ATGAATGATTACCCATCTCAACCGAACCAGTCAACCCGCCAGGGATTGATGCTGGTCCTGATCGGGCTGACGCTGCTGACAACCTATCAGCTGTACAACCGGCAGCCGAATTTCGAGTTGCGGACAACTCCCTCAGCAACGGGCTGGGGGTATGTAGTGCTGTCCGGGGGCAACCCCATCATCGACCAGCCTATAATTCCCGGGCAAACGGGCCGGGCCGGTTTTGCCACCCAGGAACAGGCACAGCGCGCGGGTGAACGCGTGATCCGAAAGCTGCAGCAAGGGCAGCAGTTACCCACGTTGTCGGCCGCGGAGTTGCGTGAATTAGGCGTTACCACGCCCTGA
- a CDS encoding Kelch repeat-containing protein, with translation MVFHPFRFFSRSGSTLHNKRINQLLLAICLIWTGLLIGCSKSETTSTLGDWRRRSDFEGVARNAAAGFVIGNIAYIGTGTNADNERLTDFWSYDPNRNTWTQVADFAGVARNAAVGFAIGTKGYVGTGLNVNSDRLKDFWEFDQTSNTWKQIADFGGTARRNAVAFSLGNKGYVGTGFDGNYLKDFWSYDPALGAWQKTASYGGAKRIGAVGFVINNLAYVGTGNNNGSAEKDWWAYDPAQDLWLEKGDFESDELVARSYGVGFAIGSRGYVTVGDGNTTVWQYNPDDDSWSTLGAFEGVTRQYALGFAINGKGYITTGSSGTSRFDDLWEFDPTVAQDTDTN, from the coding sequence ATGGTTTTTCACCCCTTCCGTTTTTTCTCCCGTTCCGGCTCAACGCTCCACAACAAACGTATCAATCAGCTCTTACTGGCGATCTGCCTGATCTGGACGGGCCTGCTCATTGGCTGTTCCAAGTCGGAGACAACCTCAACGCTGGGCGACTGGCGCCGGCGTTCCGATTTTGAAGGCGTAGCCCGTAACGCTGCGGCCGGTTTCGTGATCGGCAACATCGCCTACATTGGCACAGGCACCAATGCAGACAACGAACGGTTAACCGATTTCTGGTCCTACGACCCCAACCGCAACACCTGGACCCAGGTGGCCGATTTTGCTGGCGTAGCCCGCAACGCGGCCGTTGGATTCGCAATCGGCACGAAAGGCTACGTGGGCACCGGTCTCAATGTTAACAGCGACCGGCTCAAGGATTTCTGGGAGTTCGATCAGACGTCTAACACCTGGAAGCAGATTGCCGATTTTGGCGGCACAGCCCGGCGCAATGCCGTCGCGTTTTCTCTCGGCAACAAAGGGTATGTGGGAACCGGCTTCGATGGCAACTACCTGAAAGATTTCTGGTCGTACGATCCCGCATTGGGAGCCTGGCAGAAAACAGCCAGCTACGGTGGGGCCAAACGGATTGGCGCGGTAGGTTTCGTTATCAACAATCTCGCTTACGTAGGCACGGGTAATAACAACGGATCGGCCGAGAAAGACTGGTGGGCTTATGACCCCGCTCAGGACCTGTGGCTGGAAAAAGGTGATTTCGAAAGCGACGAACTCGTCGCCCGCAGCTACGGGGTTGGCTTTGCGATCGGGTCGCGGGGCTACGTCACGGTTGGCGACGGCAATACTACCGTCTGGCAGTATAATCCCGACGACGACAGCTGGTCCACGCTGGGTGCATTTGAGGGTGTTACCCGGCAGTATGCCCTTGGCTTCGCCATCAACGGCAAAGGCTATATCACCACCGGTAGCAGCGGCACCAGCCGATTTGATGACCTGTGGGAGTTTGACCCGACCGTAGCCCAGGATACCGATACCAACTAA
- a CDS encoding SDR family oxidoreductase codes for MSKVIFITGASSGIGKAAAILFAERGWNVAATMRNPDHATDLHQYPSIKCCTLDVTQPDSVRQAVDQALQDWPRIDVLLNNAGYGLFGPLETVSEAKLMDQFQTNVFGTMRTIQALTPHFRESGGGTIINITSIGGLVGLPFNAIYHATKFGVDGLSESLNYELRPFNIRVKVVAPGGVATDFAGRSLKQTMDGASPYDERIQQVMAAFSKRGGQYSSSEQIAEVIYEAATDGTDRLRYVAGKDAQDLYTRWKDMSNEDFFAMIQQAYGLNQ; via the coding sequence ATGAGCAAGGTTATTTTTATTACCGGCGCTTCGTCGGGCATTGGCAAAGCAGCCGCCATCTTATTCGCCGAGCGTGGCTGGAACGTAGCAGCCACCATGCGAAACCCCGACCACGCAACCGACCTGCACCAGTACCCATCCATCAAATGCTGCACCCTGGATGTGACGCAGCCCGATAGTGTTCGGCAGGCCGTTGATCAGGCGCTACAGGATTGGCCCCGTATCGACGTGTTGCTCAACAATGCCGGCTACGGTTTGTTTGGGCCATTGGAGACGGTATCCGAAGCCAAACTCATGGACCAGTTTCAGACAAACGTGTTTGGCACAATGCGCACCATTCAGGCGCTCACCCCTCATTTTCGGGAATCCGGGGGCGGCACCATCATCAACATTACGTCCATTGGCGGGCTGGTTGGTTTACCGTTCAACGCCATTTACCACGCCACCAAGTTCGGTGTCGACGGCCTGTCGGAGTCACTGAATTACGAGTTGCGCCCATTTAACATCCGCGTTAAAGTGGTGGCCCCCGGTGGTGTGGCAACCGATTTTGCGGGCCGCTCCCTGAAACAGACGATGGACGGCGCCAGCCCTTACGATGAGCGTATTCAGCAGGTCATGGCCGCTTTTAGCAAACGGGGCGGCCAATACTCCAGCAGCGAACAGATTGCCGAGGTTATTTACGAAGCCGCTACGGACGGTACCGACCGGCTGCGCTACGTGGCCGGCAAAGACGCGCAGGACCTCTACACCCGCTGGAAAGACATGAGCAATGAAGATTTCTTCGCCATGATTCAGCAGGCATACGGGTTGAACCAGTAG
- a CDS encoding DUF2490 domain-containing protein, with amino-acid sequence MKKLALLTVLGFLTSSAFGQQNRIIERNTIGWYTYNGDHKLASRWLLHTEYQWRRIDLIRTWQQSLARLGAVYKLADRVKVSGGYTLFTTYPYGNYPSADAGVPTNEHRLYEDIQVSDKFGRLELDHRIRLEQRWQGEPSATNPRKTARWDYENRIRYQLSATFPLRGPSIDDGEFYLNAFDELFVSFGQNVGDNVFNQNRISGGLGYQLRDNLKVELNYFNRIVQHADPEPVSKTSIFDIDSGFRLNVNYDLDFTKK; translated from the coding sequence ATGAAAAAATTGGCGTTACTGACAGTACTGGGCTTTTTAACATCCAGTGCTTTCGGCCAGCAAAACCGGATTATCGAACGAAATACCATTGGCTGGTATACCTACAATGGCGACCACAAACTAGCGTCCCGCTGGCTGCTCCACACCGAATACCAATGGCGACGGATCGACCTCATTCGCACCTGGCAGCAGTCACTGGCGCGCCTGGGCGCGGTTTATAAGCTCGCCGACCGGGTAAAGGTGTCGGGCGGCTACACCCTGTTTACAACCTACCCGTATGGAAACTACCCCTCTGCCGATGCGGGCGTACCCACGAATGAACACCGGCTCTATGAAGATATTCAGGTAAGCGATAAATTTGGGCGGCTGGAACTGGACCACCGTATCCGGCTGGAACAGCGGTGGCAGGGTGAACCTTCGGCAACAAACCCGCGTAAAACAGCCCGCTGGGATTATGAGAACCGGATTCGATACCAGCTATCGGCAACGTTTCCGCTGCGTGGCCCGTCCATCGACGATGGTGAATTTTACCTGAATGCCTTCGATGAACTGTTCGTCAGCTTCGGCCAGAACGTAGGCGACAACGTGTTCAACCAGAACCGGATCTCGGGTGGATTGGGCTATCAACTGCGTGACAACCTTAAAGTTGAATTAAATTATTTCAACCGGATCGTGCAGCATGCCGACCCGGAACCGGTGTCGAAGACCTCCATATTCGATATAGATTCGGGATTCCGACTCAACGTAAACTATGATCTGGATTTTACAAAAAAGTGA